The Pseudomonas multiresinivorans DNA window AAGGCTTTGCGGTGATGCGCCTCGGTGCGCAGCACATAGTCATCGTAGTCGGCCAGCAGCTCGGCGTTGAACGCCAGGGTGTGCGGCAGGGCCATATAGGCGTGCAGGTAATGGGCGTCGAGTTGCAGGCGCTGTTCCAGTTCGCGGGCCACCGTGATCAGCCGGTGGTCCAGTGCGGCCGGGGCGTCACCGATGTGCAGCGGGTCGACGGCGGCGCAAAGGTTCCTGCCGGCCCACTCGCCATGCTGCACCAGCCATAGCGGCTGCGGGCAGTGGCGGATCAGTTGCCAGTCGTTGTTGGTGAGGAACAGGCGCTTGAGCAAGTTGTGGTGGTGCGCGGACTTGAGTACCAGGTCGGGCGTGGTCTGCTCGCAGTGGAGGACGACCTGGTGGTGCAGGGACTTGCCCCAGCGTACCTGGCAGTGCACATCGAGGCCGCCGTCGCGCAGCGGCTCGGCCAGCGCTTGCAGCCAGGCCAGGCGTTCGTCCAGCAGGTTGCGCTGGGCGGCGTCGAGGTCGCCGCGCTCCAGCAGTAGCGCGTTGTCCAGCGCCGGGTTGTATTCGCAGGCCAGCAGCTCCAGGCGCGCGCCGCAGCGCTGGGCAATCCAGCGGGCGCGGGTGAGGGCGGGCTGGTCCTCGCGGATCGGGTCGATGATGACGAGCAGGTGCTGCAGCTTCATGGCGGAGTCCTCGCTTGCTCTGCGCTCAATGCAGAGCAAGCGTAGACACTGGCGCCTGCCGCGCGCCTTGATGTGGCTCAGCGGCGCGCGCCGGGTTTGCCGTCAGCTGCGTGGCGAGGTCTGGTTCAGCGCACGGTCCAGATGGCGGGCGCCCTTGTCGGCCAGCTCGCCGTTGGGGAATTCGGCGAGCTGGCGGCGCAGGTAGGCGATGGCCTTCTCGCGGTCCGGGCGGGGGTTGTCCGGGGCCATGTACATCAACCCCAGCTGGTAGAGCGCCTTCTCGCGGATGTCCGGCGGAATGGCCGGGTCGTTGGCGCCCAGCAGATAGAGCTGCGCGGCTTCGTCGACACGCCCCTTGAGTACGGCGCGGCGCGACAGCAGGGTCATGTCCGGGTCGAGGGTGGGCTTGTTGAGGTCGAGGTTGTACTGCGGCTGCCAGTCGGCCAGCAACTGCTTCGCGGTCTTCTGCACCGGGTCCTTGGCGCGCTGCTGGATGACCAGTTCGCGGGCATCGGCATGCTGCGCGGCCTGGGTGCCGGGGAATTCGCGGTCGATGCGCTGGAAGTAGTCCAGCGCCTTCTGGTCATCGCGCTGGTCGTTGTAGCGGCTCATGTAGATCAGGCCGATCTGGTACAGGGCGATCGCCCGCACTTCCGGCCCGTAGCGGGTGTTGTCGTAGCCGGTTAGGTAGAGCTGCTCGGCTTCGCTGCTTTTGCCATCGCGGATGGCCTGGGCGCTGTAGGTGAGCAGGTCGCCTTCCTCTTCCACGGCGGCGGTCATGCGCTTGTTCTTGAGTTGTTTGTACTCGGCGACCTCCCCGGTGGTGATCTGCGCGACGAACAGCGGTGTGGTTGGGGCGCAGGCGGCGAGCCAGGGCAGCAGCATGACGAGGGGCAGGGCAGGGACGAAACGCATGGCAACTCCTTTGCGCCAGGGCGAAGTCCACGTGAGTCTAGTGGCGGGCTACAGTACGGCCAAGACGGGCCGATACACTTCCCAACGGAGGATATGCCCATGCGAACCCTTTTCCTCGCGCTGCTGGCGCTGAGTGTTACCGGCTGCACCAGTTGGTCGATGAACTATCACCTGAACAACGCCTACCGCGCGTACAAGAGCGGCGACTGCCAGCGCGTGCAGCTGGAACTGTCCGAGACCGAGCGCAAGGCCCGCGCGCGGCCGTGGATCCAGCCGGAAATCTCCATGCTGCGCGGGCAGTGCCTGGAGCGCGAGAAGTTCTACGTCGACGCGGCGCAGACCTACCAGTTCATCATCGCCCGCTACCCCACCAGCGAGTATGCTTACCGGGCCAAGGCACGCCTGGAGACACTGCGTCTCAACGGTCGGCTGCCCGGCGATTCGCGTACCTACCCGGCTACCCCCTGACCGCCGGTCGGTGGCGAACTTGAGCCAGGCCGATAGCTGGCTAATCTCTTGAGTGCTTTGTGCAAGGAGGTACGAATGCGCGCCCTGTGGCTTTGCGCCTGGTGTTTCCCCCTGCTCGCTTCGGCGGATATCTACCGCTGGACCGACGCTCAGGGAAAGGTGCACTTCAGCGAAACACCACCGCCGGGGGCGCAACGCGTCGAGGTCAAGCCGCAGGTCGTCGAACGTGACGCGGCGACTCGCGAGCGGGAGGAACGTACCCGCCGCTTTTACGATGCGCGTCGAGATGAAAGCGCGGCCGCCCAGAGCCAGGCGGCGCAGCAGCAGGCCAAGCTGGACCAGCAGTGTGCGAAGTGGCGCCATGACCTGGAGTCGATCAGTCATGGTGGGCGTTACTTCACGCAGGATGGCAACGGCGAAAGGACTTACTACAGCGATGCACAGGTTGACGCCGCTCGTCAGGCGCTTAGCGCACGACTGGCGGAAGGTTGTCGTTAGGACTGGCCCCCGGCGGGCAGCATCGTCATACTGGACGATATCTCATAGCGAAACGCCATTATGCGTCATCAACGACATATCGAGCGCCATCAGCTGCCCTACTACCTGAAGGTGTTCAACAGCATCACCGACAAACCGATGGGTTACCTGGGCAACGTGTCGCTGGACGGGCTGCTCCTCATCAGCCAGCTGCCGATGCTGGTAGGTGGCCGCTTCGAAATGCGCCTGAAGATCCCCGGGCACGACGGCAAGCTGCAGTTGATCGAGTTCGCCGCCACCTGCCAGTGGTGTCGCGAGGACGTCAATCCGGGCAACTACGATTCGGGCTTCAGCCTGGCGGCGGCGCCGACGGAGTACGTCGAACTGGTCGACGCGCTGCGCCGTTATTTCAGTTTTCGCCGGCAGGTGGAGTCGGTCTGAAGCGCAGGACGCGCTGACCGATCTGCACGGTGTGGGACGCCAGGGAGTTGGTGTCCGGTCGTGGCGCGCTGTTACAGCGCGCCAGCCTTCTTCCAGCCCAGGTAACGGCTGATCAGTTCCGGCCCCAGCTGGCTCGGCCGCGCGTCGAGCACCGGCACGCCATGGGCCGCCAGCTTCTCGTGCAGGCCGGCGCGGGCGTTCAGGTAATCCACCGCACCGCAGTACGCCAGGGCTTCCTCGAAACCTTCCACCGGCGCCTGGCGCAGGCGGTCCAGCACCTCCTCGCGCAGGCTCGCGACGAGCACGCGGTGCTGGCGTCCGAGGCGTTTCACCGCCGCCACCAGTTCCTCGTCATCCTCGTCGCGCAGGTTGGTCACTATCACCACCAGCGCGCGGCGACGCTGGTGCGTCAGCACGGCTTGCACGGCCGCCGGGTAGTCCGCCGGGCGCTGGCTGCTGCGCAGGTCGTAGACGCTGTTGAGCAGGGCGGTGAGCTGGGCGCTGCCCTTGGCCGGCGGCAGGTGGCGCGGTTGATCGCCTGCGAAGGTCATCAGGCCTACGGCGTCGCCCTGGCGCAGGGCGACGTAGGCCAGCAGCAGGCTGGCATTGAGCGAATGGTCGAAGTGCGAGAGGTCGCCGTCGTGGCTTCGCATACGCCGACCGCAGTCGAGCAGGAAGAGGATCTGCTGGTCGCGCTCGTCCTGGTATTCGCGGGCGATAGGTGTGCGCTTGCGTGCGGTGGCCTTCCAGTCGATCTGCCGCAGGGTGTCGCCGTCGCGGAACTCGCGCAACTGGTGGAAATCCAGGCCCAGGCCACGCCGCTGCCCGGAGCGCACGCCGATGCGGTTGAGCCAGTGGTCCACTGCCATGAGTTCGGCGCCGTAGAGGCGGGCGAAGTCCGGGTAGACGCGGGTTTCGTCGCGCTGTTCCAGGTAGCGCCGGCCCTTCCACAGGCGCAATGGGCTGGACAGCTCGATCTCGCAGCGCTGGAAGACGAAATGCCCGCGGGACAGCGGGCGCACGCGGTAGCCCAGTTCAGTCTGTTCACCGGGGTGCAGTTCCACGGTCTGCGGCAGGTATTCGAACTCCATGCCGGCCGGCAGGTGGTCGAACACCGTAACGCGTTGCGGCTGGGCGTAGCGGTGATGGAATTGCAGGCGTATCTCGCTCCAGCGGCCCAGCGGCAGGTTGCCGCTCAACTGGCGGCGTAGCTCGGGCGAGGGCGTGCGGCGCAGCCAGAGCGCATCGGCCAGCGCCAGCAGGAGCAGCGCGCAGAGCGCCCCCCACCAGAGGCGGCCGAGCATGGCCGATCCCGAGTCCAGGGCTTCGGCCGCCCCCAGGGCGATGGCAATCGCCAGCAGGACGCCGAGCAGCGCGAGGAGCGCGCGCGATGGCTTCATACGCGCGGCGCCGGTACCTGGTCGAGCAGTTGTTGCAGCACCTGGTCCACCGACAGGCCTTCGATCTCCAGTTCCGGAGACAGGCGCACGCGATGGCGCAGCACGGCCAGGGCGCTGCCTTTCACGTCGTCCGGAATGACGAAGTCGCCGCTGCGCAGCAGGGCGCGGGCGCGCGCGCAACGCACCAGGGCGATGGACGCACGCGGGCCGGCGCCCAGCGCCAGGCCCGGCCAGTTGCGGGTGGTACGGGCGATGCGCACGGCGTAGTCGAGCACCTGGTCATCGATGGGCAGGTCGGCGGCGATCTTCTGCAGCGCCAGCACGTCCTTGTCCTTGAGCAGGGCGCGCATGGGCGCCACGTCGAGCATGTCGCTGCGCGCCGAGCGGGTGACCTGGCGCACCAGGGTCTGTTCCTCGGCCTCCAGCGGATAGTCGATGCGCAGCTTGAGCATGAAGCGGTCGAGCTCGGCTTCGGGCAGCGGGTAGGTGCCTTCCTGCTCGATGGGGTTCTGCGTGGCCAGCACCATGAACGGCTGCGGCACCGGCAAGGCGCGGCCCTCCAAGGTGACCTGGCGCTCCTGCATCACTTCCAGCAGCGCGGCCTGGGTCTTGGCCGGGGCGCGGTTGATTTCGTCGGCCAGCAGCAGGTGGGTGAACACCGGCCCCTTGCGCAGCTTGAACTGTTCGGTGGCGAGGTCGTACACGGCGTGGCCGGTGACGTCGCTGGGCATCAGGTCGGGGGTGAACTGGATGCGCGCGAAGCCGCCGTCGAAGCAGCGGGCGAGGGCGCGCACCAGCAGCGTCTTGCCCAGGCCGGGCACACCTTCGATGAGCACATGGCCGCCGGCGAGCAGGGCGGTGAGCACGTCGTCGATCACGGCCTGCTGGCCGATCAGGGCCTTCTGCAGTTCGTGGCGCAGCGCCTGGGCCAGCTGGCTGGCGCGCTGGCGCTGGGCGGCGGCATTGGGAGCGGTGGTGCTGGTGGGTTCAGGCGTCTGTTCGCTCATAGGGCATTCCTGAGGCTTTGCAGGTGCGCGACCTGGCGGGTGAATTCGGCGACGGCCATGCGCTGTTGCGGATAGGGGCGCATGGCCTGGCTGATGGCGCTGACCGACATGCGCGTCATGCGGCCCAGAGCTTGCCATTGTTCGGCGACCGGCAGGCGGTCGAAGCCGGGCTGGCGCTGCCGCGCCCGGCGCATCACATCTCGTTGCAGGCCTTGCAGCAGGGCGAGCTGGCCGCGCTGGCGGAGGATGAAGTCGGCGCCGGCGCGCAGGTGTTCTTCCAGTTGCCGACGGCTGCGGTCTGGATTGGGCTGCAGCGGGCCCTGGCGCAGGCCATTGCGCCAGAGCACCAGCACCAGCAACAGGGCGGCGGCCAGCAGTGCCTGCGGGAAATAGCGCATCAGCAGGGTCATGAGGCTGGTGCCGTCGGCACGGTAAACCAGGGTAACCGCGCTGTCCTGGGCCAGGTACCAGAGCAGCCAGGCGTTGTCGTAGGCGTCGAGTTCGCCGTTCTGCCAGATCCAGTTGTCGGTGAGCACGGTGATCAAGCCCTGGCCCCGCTGCAGCTGCAGCAGGTGGGTGGAGTCGCCGCTGTTGGCCCAGGCGTAGGCGAGGTTCTTCGAATCGAACAGGTGATAGTCGGTGTCGAAATCGATATAGGCCGGGGCCTTCTCGTTCTCCAGGTAAAGCTTGGTCAGGTTCGGGTAGGGATCGGCTTCTGTCTCGGCCTTGTCGGTAGCGCCGGAGGCCTGGTCCGGGTGCTCTTCTTCCACTTCCGCCTTGCCGGTTTCGTTGTCCGCCCGGTCCTCGGACGGGGAAGCGGTCTGCTCGTCGGACTGAGTGGATTTCTCCTCCTCCTTGTCCTTCAGATCGGCAGTGAGGAACTGCTGGACGCCCAGTTGATCCAGCAACAGGTCGCCACTCTTGCCTTCGTCCTCGTCCCACAGGCTTTCGGCGGTGACGATGAGGTGGCCGCCGCGGTTGGCCCAGTCCAGCAGGCGGGCGTTCTGGGTCGGCGTGACGTTCTCGCGGGTGCCCAGCAGGATCAGGGTCTGGCCCTTGCTCGGCAACTGGTCCAGCACTTCCATGCCGCGGGCGGTGGTGACGCGGATGCCGCGACCGCGCAGGTACATCTCGGCAGCAAGATAGGGGTTGGCGCGGGCTTCCGGGGAGGCGCCGTGCTCGATGGTCTCGGTGTAGGGCTCGAGGTTGCGGTACAGGTAGTAGCCGATGCCGCCGAGCACCAGCAGGACGAGCAGTGCCAGCAGAGCGAGGTTGCCGCGCTTCATGCCGGCACCTCGTTACCGAACAGGTGGCGCCATTCGCTGCACAGCTGCTGCTTGAGTTCGGCCTGCGGCGTGCGGTGCCCGTAGGCGAGGGCCTGCCACTGCTGGGTCAGGCTACGGGCGAAATTGTCCAGCGGCGGGTCGTTGAGGTCGGCCACGCGTACAAGGACTTCACCTTCGGTGGTGGACTCGCGCAGCGGCACGCGGAAGTCGTGCAGCAGGCGGCTGAGCAGGGCGCGGTAGAGCAGGCCGAGGGCGGCGCGCGGTTGCTCGTCCCACAGGCGCTCGGCTTCGCTGGCGACGTCACTGGGCAGGGTTTCCGGCGCCAGGTCCAGCCCGAACAGCACGCTGGGGGCTTCGCGGCGCGGCTTCTGCGGCAGGCCGATACGCCCGACGAACAATCGCAGCCATTGCCGATAACGCCAGATGACCAGGGCGATGACGGTGAACAGCAGGCCCCAGAGCAGTACCTCGATGCCTTGCGCGGCGAACTTGAAGGCCTTCCAGTTTTCCAGTGCCTCGAAGAAGCTCTTCAGGCGTTTGGCGTCATTCGGGTCAGCCGGCTTTTCCTCTTTCTTGTCTTCGCTCAGTCGCCAGCCGGTGACCTTCTCGCTGTTCTTGAAGGGCGGCGCGGCGAGGATCCTTTCCGCGGCGCTGCGCGAGTCCTCGCTGTTGAGTTTCTGCTGGGTCAGCCGCGCACCCTGGGGGCCGTCGGGATTCTGGTCGGGCAGTGGGCAACTCTGGCTGGCCTTGCCGCCGGCTTCCGCGCCGGCCGCCAGTGCGTCATGGGCCGGCAGTAGCGCGAAGGCGCCGGCCACCACCAGCAGCAGGGCATAGGCGCTGCCGATCAGGCGCTGGCGCAGGCGACGGAACACCAGTTCGATGTCCCAGGCTTCCAGTTCAGTGCGGCGGTTGAGGTAGAGGGTGAAGCCGCAGGCGACGTACACCGGTTCCCAGACAATCAGCAGCAGGGCGTAGACCAGGTTGCTGATGTGCTCGAGCCACACCCAGTCGCCTTCGGCGGCGCTGATCAACGACTTCCATTCCCAGTCTTCCACCCACTGGTTCGGCAGCATCAGGTACATCAGTGTGGTCAGGCCCAGCCACAGCGCCAGTTCGAAATGCATGCCGACGATGGTCAGCCAGGTGGCCCCGCCCGCATTGCGCTGGCCGAGCACCACCAGGCGCTGGCTGCGTGCCTGGCCCTTGAGGCCTTCGAGCTGCAGCACCGGCAGGTCGAAACTGCGGGTCGGGCTCAGCCG harbors:
- a CDS encoding DUF4129 domain-containing protein gives rise to the protein MRLTDASVAIRPRSAWEALDLGVLLARRHAGVLMASWAIVTLPVFVLLSVLLWNYSSWAILIFWWLKPAFERLPLYILSRSLFGDTPTLKEALRAFPGLLKSQLLPSLLWRRLSPTRSFDLPVLQLEGLKGQARSQRLVVLGQRNAGGATWLTIVGMHFELALWLGLTTLMYLMLPNQWVEDWEWKSLISAAEGDWVWLEHISNLVYALLLIVWEPVYVACGFTLYLNRRTELEAWDIELVFRRLRQRLIGSAYALLLVVAGAFALLPAHDALAAGAEAGGKASQSCPLPDQNPDGPQGARLTQQKLNSEDSRSAAERILAAPPFKNSEKVTGWRLSEDKKEEKPADPNDAKRLKSFFEALENWKAFKFAAQGIEVLLWGLLFTVIALVIWRYRQWLRLFVGRIGLPQKPRREAPSVLFGLDLAPETLPSDVASEAERLWDEQPRAALGLLYRALLSRLLHDFRVPLRESTTEGEVLVRVADLNDPPLDNFARSLTQQWQALAYGHRTPQAELKQQLCSEWRHLFGNEVPA
- a CDS encoding AAA family ATPase; the protein is MSEQTPEPTSTTAPNAAAQRQRASQLAQALRHELQKALIGQQAVIDDVLTALLAGGHVLIEGVPGLGKTLLVRALARCFDGGFARIQFTPDLMPSDVTGHAVYDLATEQFKLRKGPVFTHLLLADEINRAPAKTQAALLEVMQERQVTLEGRALPVPQPFMVLATQNPIEQEGTYPLPEAELDRFMLKLRIDYPLEAEEQTLVRQVTRSARSDMLDVAPMRALLKDKDVLALQKIAADLPIDDQVLDYAVRIARTTRNWPGLALGAGPRASIALVRCARARALLRSGDFVIPDDVKGSALAVLRHRVRLSPELEIEGLSVDQVLQQLLDQVPAPRV
- a CDS encoding universal stress protein, coding for MKLQHLLVIIDPIREDQPALTRARWIAQRCGARLELLACEYNPALDNALLLERGDLDAAQRNLLDERLAWLQALAEPLRDGGLDVHCQVRWGKSLHHQVVLHCEQTTPDLVLKSAHHHNLLKRLFLTNNDWQLIRHCPQPLWLVQHGEWAGRNLCAAVDPLHIGDAPAALDHRLITVARELEQRLQLDAHYLHAYMALPHTLAFNAELLADYDDYVLRTEAHHRKAFDALLASYPQIDRARTHLGQGFAEEVIPTYVKEHGIDLLLMGSVARGQLDNALIGQTAERVFEEVECDLLVIRPGP
- a CDS encoding DUF4124 domain-containing protein; amino-acid sequence: MRALWLCAWCFPLLASADIYRWTDAQGKVHFSETPPPGAQRVEVKPQVVERDAATREREERTRRFYDARRDESAAAQSQAAQQQAKLDQQCAKWRHDLESISHGGRYFTQDGNGERTYYSDAQVDAARQALSARLAEGCR
- a CDS encoding lipoprotein; amino-acid sequence: MRTLFLALLALSVTGCTSWSMNYHLNNAYRAYKSGDCQRVQLELSETERKARARPWIQPEISMLRGQCLEREKFYVDAAQTYQFIIARYPTSEYAYRAKARLETLRLNGRLPGDSRTYPATP
- a CDS encoding DUF4350 domain-containing protein — protein: MKRGNLALLALLVLLVLGGIGYYLYRNLEPYTETIEHGASPEARANPYLAAEMYLRGRGIRVTTARGMEVLDQLPSKGQTLILLGTRENVTPTQNARLLDWANRGGHLIVTAESLWDEDEGKSGDLLLDQLGVQQFLTADLKDKEEEKSTQSDEQTASPSEDRADNETGKAEVEEEHPDQASGATDKAETEADPYPNLTKLYLENEKAPAYIDFDTDYHLFDSKNLAYAWANSGDSTHLLQLQRGQGLITVLTDNWIWQNGELDAYDNAWLLWYLAQDSAVTLVYRADGTSLMTLLMRYFPQALLAAALLLVLVLWRNGLRQGPLQPNPDRSRRQLEEHLRAGADFILRQRGQLALLQGLQRDVMRRARQRQPGFDRLPVAEQWQALGRMTRMSVSAISQAMRPYPQQRMAVAEFTRQVAHLQSLRNAL
- a CDS encoding PilZ domain-containing protein produces the protein MRHQRHIERHQLPYYLKVFNSITDKPMGYLGNVSLDGLLLISQLPMLVGGRFEMRLKIPGHDGKLQLIEFAATCQWCREDVNPGNYDSGFSLAAAPTEYVELVDALRRYFSFRRQVESV
- a CDS encoding DUF58 domain-containing protein, translating into MKPSRALLALLGVLLAIAIALGAAEALDSGSAMLGRLWWGALCALLLLALADALWLRRTPSPELRRQLSGNLPLGRWSEIRLQFHHRYAQPQRVTVFDHLPAGMEFEYLPQTVELHPGEQTELGYRVRPLSRGHFVFQRCEIELSSPLRLWKGRRYLEQRDETRVYPDFARLYGAELMAVDHWLNRIGVRSGQRRGLGLDFHQLREFRDGDTLRQIDWKATARKRTPIAREYQDERDQQILFLLDCGRRMRSHDGDLSHFDHSLNASLLLAYVALRQGDAVGLMTFAGDQPRHLPPAKGSAQLTALLNSVYDLRSSQRPADYPAAVQAVLTHQRRRALVVIVTNLRDEDDEELVAAVKRLGRQHRVLVASLREEVLDRLRQAPVEGFEEALAYCGAVDYLNARAGLHEKLAAHGVPVLDARPSQLGPELISRYLGWKKAGAL
- a CDS encoding tetratricopeptide repeat protein; the encoded protein is MRFVPALPLVMLLPWLAACAPTTPLFVAQITTGEVAEYKQLKNKRMTAAVEEEGDLLTYSAQAIRDGKSSEAEQLYLTGYDNTRYGPEVRAIALYQIGLIYMSRYNDQRDDQKALDYFQRIDREFPGTQAAQHADARELVIQQRAKDPVQKTAKQLLADWQPQYNLDLNKPTLDPDMTLLSRRAVLKGRVDEAAQLYLLGANDPAIPPDIREKALYQLGLMYMAPDNPRPDREKAIAYLRRQLAEFPNGELADKGARHLDRALNQTSPRS